One Phenylobacterium hankyongense DNA segment encodes these proteins:
- a CDS encoding TraB/GumN family protein, which translates to MRNRLGVLAVAMAVAIPALAQVPITPARPDPNDPDAVLVEELVVTARDRGPAWWTVSDADTTVYVLGAPSLAPKHMEWDRSVFERRLQGARVVILPFQDLHVRVTGALGAAFNMLRLRSGTPFEETLDDATRARFVAARTRLGQPAKRYATKNPLAAGLLLATDYRDRSKLTNSDPTKLIKILAQQAHVPIAQKTYDLGPLMGAVIRTPAGAGRACFDEVLQQVEAGPGVTLSAAKAWAQGEVRGALDNERTYERCIAMVPGAAAFDARTKADQAAAIAKALQTPGHAIAVVPLRPLLAQGGVLDRLRAQGYVVKTPGED; encoded by the coding sequence GTGCGTAATCGTCTCGGGGTCCTGGCGGTGGCGATGGCGGTGGCGATCCCGGCGCTCGCCCAGGTCCCGATCACCCCGGCCCGGCCCGACCCGAACGATCCCGACGCGGTGCTGGTCGAGGAGCTGGTGGTCACCGCCCGCGACCGCGGACCGGCCTGGTGGACGGTCTCCGACGCCGACACCACCGTCTATGTGCTGGGCGCGCCGTCGCTCGCCCCCAAGCACATGGAGTGGGACCGCAGCGTCTTCGAGCGCCGGCTGCAGGGCGCGCGCGTGGTGATCCTGCCGTTCCAGGACCTGCACGTGCGGGTGACGGGGGCGCTCGGGGCGGCGTTCAACATGCTGCGGCTACGGTCCGGCACGCCGTTCGAGGAGACCCTGGACGACGCCACGCGCGCCCGTTTCGTCGCCGCGCGCACACGGCTCGGCCAGCCCGCCAAGCGCTACGCGACCAAGAACCCGCTGGCCGCCGGCCTGTTGCTGGCCACCGACTATCGCGACCGCTCGAAGCTGACCAATTCCGATCCCACCAAGCTGATCAAGATCCTCGCCCAGCAGGCCCACGTCCCGATCGCCCAGAAGACCTACGACCTCGGGCCGCTGATGGGGGCGGTGATCCGCACGCCCGCGGGCGCGGGGCGGGCCTGTTTCGACGAGGTGCTGCAGCAGGTGGAGGCGGGGCCCGGCGTCACCCTCTCGGCCGCCAAGGCCTGGGCGCAGGGCGAGGTGCGCGGCGCGCTGGACAACGAGCGGACCTATGAGCGCTGCATCGCCATGGTGCCCGGCGCCGCGGCCTTCGATGCGCGCACCAAGGCCGACCAGGCGGCCGCCATCGCCAAGGCCCTGCAGACGCCTGGCCACGCCATCGCCGTGGTGCCGCTCCGGCCGCTGCTGGCGCAGGGCGGCGTCCTCGACCGCCTGCGGGCGCAGGGCTACGTGGTCAAGACGCCCGGCGAGGACTGA
- the lspA gene encoding signal peptidase II has translation MKGVTRLGWTSFAIAAVAIVLDQAVKSWILYGLKLPEIATVPVAGPFHLTMVWNAGVSFGFLRADHDLVRWMLVAFSVIVALMLAGWARRSDRLASAVGLGLVMGGAVGNAIDRARFGAVVDFVDVSRLWFPWVFNVADSAISVGVALLLLDSLRRERPAES, from the coding sequence ATGAAGGGCGTGACGAGACTCGGCTGGACGTCGTTCGCAATCGCGGCCGTCGCCATCGTCCTCGACCAGGCGGTGAAGTCCTGGATCCTCTACGGCCTGAAGCTGCCGGAGATCGCCACCGTGCCGGTGGCCGGGCCGTTCCACCTGACCATGGTCTGGAACGCCGGCGTCAGCTTCGGCTTCCTGCGGGCCGATCACGACCTGGTGCGCTGGATGCTGGTGGCCTTCTCGGTGATCGTCGCCCTGATGCTGGCCGGCTGGGCGCGGCGCTCGGATCGGCTGGCCTCGGCGGTCGGGCTTGGCCTGGTGATGGGCGGGGCGGTGGGCAACGCCATCGACCGTGCGCGGTTCGGCGCGGTGGTGGATTTCGTCGACGTCTCGCGCCTGTGGTTTCCGTGGGTGTTCAACGTGGCGGACAGCGCGATCAGCGTCGGCGTCGCCCTCCTGCTGCTCGACAGCCTGCGACGCGAGCGCCCAGCCGAGAGCTGA
- a CDS encoding DUF3857 domain-containing transglutaminase family protein: MFRWLSAALAVCVWLGAGVSAQAAGQVRMAAAPSWVEDLPIPKPRADRMRQVSDGIYYLLDDHQDRPAAEEVVAYARSAYQITDRTGLESGASLDLGFDPLTEDLTLHHIRVWRNGVATDRLAGADIQVLRREKNLDDGIINGRRTAHIVLKDIRVGDIVDYGCSWDARDRVLNGAYFGSNDLGWSVPMGVARYRLLWPRGWALNSRRYAGAPAPRVTHLADFDEYVWRVVDPAPVHGEDNTPEWKEQWAHVVASSMRSWADVVRWAVPLYRQSEALPPAFAHQVDLIAATYADPRDRVTAALRLVQDNVRYVSLSIASDGYVPHAPADVVRSGYGDCKDKALLLVTVLHRLGIQASPALTDTDRGPGLPDAAPSTSAFNHVIVRIDLAGRAYWVDPTRSHAGGRFPALHPIQYRWALPIRPGQTKLESIPAPASGLPVSDVTERYDVPRQAGDLTLTVVSIYRDGDADWMRADLASRSPADYEKKYLEYYQGLYPGLTRTAALTVTDNRDANVLSVGESYSLPSGALRRGKLAEAFPINASTLDSYKAPAVGVRHQPLLLPSPVTRRHRIVLVTPGHKPPAPSGTKIDGVAFRYDLQTHRKGGILTIDETLVGKTAVLEAADVAAFREDTSRLSNAIYADLDLTSWRGGSIGSTRVILLVALVALGGLLIAGGALGLRAGLRADASYAGTAHYYPVTLRKFLVMNIATAGMYGFFWRWKCWRWARKYDRQAIAPFWRTLFSVLWLYPLFRQINERLGRRALPTWIGASAAVGYLAWSIANSAVTRWDDAPAGLSLIAGLSFVCTLPSAVAVKRLNAPEIGAAQAMAENSRYTGLSLIAIAVGIVDWVALLSTAFS; this comes from the coding sequence ATGTTCAGATGGTTGTCGGCCGCTTTGGCGGTTTGCGTATGGCTGGGCGCCGGCGTGTCGGCCCAGGCGGCAGGGCAGGTCCGCATGGCGGCCGCCCCGTCATGGGTTGAAGATCTGCCGATACCCAAGCCGCGGGCGGACCGGATGCGGCAGGTGTCCGACGGAATCTACTATCTCCTCGACGACCACCAGGACCGACCCGCCGCCGAAGAGGTCGTCGCCTACGCCCGCAGCGCCTATCAGATCACGGATCGAACCGGCCTAGAGAGCGGCGCCAGCCTCGATCTCGGTTTCGACCCGCTCACCGAAGACCTCACCCTTCACCACATCCGCGTTTGGCGGAATGGCGTCGCGACCGACCGCTTGGCCGGCGCTGATATTCAGGTGCTGCGCCGCGAGAAGAACCTCGATGACGGCATAATCAACGGCCGCCGCACTGCTCACATCGTCCTGAAGGACATTCGCGTCGGCGACATCGTCGACTACGGCTGTAGCTGGGACGCCCGCGACCGAGTGTTGAACGGCGCCTACTTCGGTTCGAACGACCTCGGCTGGTCTGTCCCGATGGGTGTGGCTAGATATCGGCTGCTGTGGCCGCGTGGTTGGGCGCTCAACAGCCGGCGGTACGCAGGGGCGCCGGCTCCGCGGGTCACGCATCTCGCCGACTTCGACGAATATGTCTGGCGAGTCGTCGATCCAGCTCCCGTTCATGGCGAAGACAATACGCCGGAGTGGAAGGAGCAGTGGGCGCACGTCGTAGCTTCGAGCATGCGGAGCTGGGCCGACGTCGTGCGTTGGGCCGTGCCGCTGTACCGCCAGTCGGAAGCTCTGCCGCCGGCGTTCGCTCATCAGGTGGATCTCATAGCGGCCACGTACGCCGATCCCCGCGATCGCGTTACAGCGGCGCTCCGGCTGGTGCAGGACAATGTCCGCTACGTCAGCCTGTCGATTGCTTCTGACGGTTACGTTCCCCACGCGCCGGCAGATGTGGTGAGGAGCGGCTACGGCGATTGCAAGGACAAGGCTTTGCTGCTTGTCACGGTTCTGCATCGCCTCGGAATCCAGGCGTCGCCGGCTCTCACCGATACGGACAGGGGCCCAGGCCTTCCCGACGCCGCGCCCAGCACGAGCGCCTTCAACCATGTCATCGTTCGGATCGACCTGGCCGGGCGAGCCTACTGGGTCGATCCGACCCGCTCGCACGCTGGCGGCCGCTTTCCGGCGCTTCATCCGATCCAGTATCGCTGGGCGCTACCGATACGTCCGGGGCAGACCAAGCTGGAGTCGATTCCCGCCCCGGCGTCGGGGCTTCCGGTATCCGACGTGACAGAACGCTACGACGTTCCGCGCCAAGCCGGCGATCTCACGCTCACCGTCGTTTCGATCTACCGCGATGGCGACGCCGATTGGATGCGCGCTGACCTCGCCAGTCGCTCACCGGCCGATTACGAGAAGAAGTACCTGGAATATTATCAAGGGCTGTATCCGGGGCTCACGCGGACCGCCGCGCTTACGGTCACAGACAATCGCGACGCAAACGTCTTGTCGGTGGGCGAGAGCTACAGCCTCCCCTCCGGCGCCCTCCGGCGTGGGAAGCTTGCCGAGGCGTTTCCCATCAACGCCTCGACTCTGGACAGCTACAAGGCGCCGGCAGTGGGAGTGCGCCATCAGCCGCTCCTGTTGCCGTCTCCCGTCACCAGGCGCCACCGCATCGTCTTGGTGACGCCGGGACACAAGCCGCCCGCGCCATCGGGCACGAAGATCGACGGCGTGGCTTTTCGCTACGACCTGCAGACCCATCGAAAGGGCGGGATCCTCACCATCGACGAGACTCTGGTGGGCAAGACCGCGGTGCTGGAGGCCGCAGACGTCGCGGCCTTCCGCGAAGACACGAGCCGCCTGAGCAACGCGATCTACGCCGACCTTGACCTCACATCGTGGCGCGGCGGCTCGATCGGTTCGACGCGTGTGATCCTGCTGGTCGCGCTGGTGGCCTTGGGCGGATTGCTGATCGCCGGAGGGGCGCTCGGCCTGCGCGCCGGCCTGAGGGCCGACGCCAGCTACGCCGGAACAGCCCATTATTATCCGGTCACGCTCAGAAAGTTCCTCGTCATGAACATCGCCACCGCAGGGATGTACGGGTTCTTCTGGCGCTGGAAGTGCTGGCGTTGGGCGCGCAAGTACGACAGGCAGGCGATCGCACCGTTCTGGCGCACGTTGTTCTCGGTGCTCTGGCTCTATCCGCTATTCCGGCAGATCAACGAACGGCTGGGCCGTCGCGCCCTCCCAACCTGGATCGGCGCATCCGCCGCCGTCGGCTATTTGGCGTGGTCGATCGCCAATTCCGCCGTCACCCGATGGGACGACGCTCCGGCTGGCCTGAGCCTGATCGCCGGCCTCAGCTTCGTCTGCACCCTCCCGTCGGCCGTCGCAGTGAAGCGTCTGAACGCGCCGGAAATTGGGGCGGCTCAGGCCATGGCCGAGAACTCCCGCTACACCGGGCTCTCTTTGATAGCGATCGCCGTCGGCATCGTGGATTGGGTCGCGCTGCTCTCGACGGCATTTTCCTAA
- the ileS gene encoding isoleucine--tRNA ligase has translation MADDADKPSRDYRETVFLPDTPFPMRAGLPQKEPEILARWAKLDLYNAIRADRQRAGAPLFVLHDGPPYANGAIHIGHALQKTLKDFVVRSRFLLGYDVDFVPGWDCHGLPIEWKIEEELRGQGRRKDEVSKAEFRTRCREYAAHWIAVQMAGFKRLGVLGDWEHRYATMDYSSEAAIVAEFHKFVATGQLYRGSKPVMWSPVERTALADAEVEYHDHVSPTIWVKFPVVEGSDAARGASVVIWTTTPWTIPANRAVSYNESIAYAVYQVEAMEEGLAFEPWAAPGDRLIVAEKLADEVMQAAKVARFRRVEAVDPQGMVLEHPLAALDSYYGFQVPMLAGDHVTDDAGTGFVHTAPGHGADDYLVWLAHGHREIPETVDPDGAYYPHVGLFAGLKVLETEGKKAGKFGPANAAVMDKLIEAGRLLARGRLEHSYPHSWRSKAPVIFRNTPQWFIRMDEPLDTPVHGGRSLRETALDSIEATAFYPGAGKNRIRSMVESRPDWLISRQRAWGSPLAMFVDKETNQPLHDPEVDRRIVETIRTEGADAWFNRPVNDFLGNHDPERFEKVEDILDVWFDSGSTHAFTLENRPHTRWPADLYLEGSDQHRGWFQSSLLESSGTRGRAPYEAILTHGFTMDENGEKMSKSKGNVVDPETVIRESGAEIIRMWAAMIDYSDDSRIGKTVLQTTADAYRKLRNTVRYMLGALADYSPDEAVELAEMPPLERFILHRLYELDGQVRAAYEGYVFQDVIRPLSEFCQNELSALFFDIRRDSLYCDRPDAVRRRAARTVMDAVFERLTAWLAPLIPFTMEEAWTTRYPDSHSNCLRVIPTTPAAWRNDAEAARWAKVQQVTSVVTGALEVERREKRLGAALEAAPRVYVADAELSAAFDGLDPAEVFRTSQATLVAGEGPPEAFRLADAPGVAVEPLRADGRKCARSWRVLPEVGSDPRYPDLSLRDADAVAAWDAAHGKVDA, from the coding sequence ATGGCCGACGACGCCGACAAGCCTTCGCGCGACTACCGCGAAACCGTCTTCCTCCCCGACACGCCGTTCCCGATGCGCGCAGGCCTGCCGCAGAAGGAACCGGAGATCCTGGCCCGCTGGGCCAAGCTCGATCTCTACAACGCCATCCGTGCGGACCGGCAGCGCGCCGGCGCGCCGCTGTTCGTGCTGCACGACGGCCCGCCCTACGCCAACGGCGCGATCCACATCGGCCACGCGTTGCAGAAGACCCTGAAGGACTTCGTCGTCCGCTCGCGCTTCCTGCTGGGCTACGACGTCGACTTCGTCCCCGGCTGGGACTGCCACGGCCTGCCGATCGAGTGGAAGATCGAGGAGGAGCTGCGCGGCCAGGGCCGGCGCAAGGACGAGGTCTCCAAGGCCGAGTTCCGCACCCGCTGCCGCGAGTACGCCGCCCACTGGATCGCCGTGCAGATGGCCGGGTTCAAGCGCCTGGGCGTGCTCGGCGACTGGGAGCACCGCTACGCGACCATGGACTATTCGAGCGAGGCGGCCATCGTCGCGGAGTTCCACAAGTTCGTCGCCACCGGCCAGCTCTACCGCGGCTCCAAGCCGGTGATGTGGAGCCCGGTGGAGCGCACGGCGCTGGCCGACGCCGAGGTCGAGTACCACGACCACGTGTCGCCGACGATCTGGGTGAAGTTCCCGGTGGTCGAGGGCTCCGACGCCGCCCGCGGCGCCTCGGTGGTGATCTGGACCACCACGCCCTGGACCATCCCCGCCAACCGGGCGGTCAGCTACAACGAGTCCATCGCCTACGCCGTCTACCAGGTCGAGGCGATGGAAGAGGGCCTGGCCTTCGAGCCCTGGGCCGCGCCCGGCGACCGGCTGATCGTCGCCGAGAAGCTGGCCGACGAGGTCATGCAGGCGGCCAAGGTCGCGCGCTTCCGCAGGGTAGAGGCGGTCGATCCGCAGGGCATGGTGCTGGAGCATCCGCTGGCGGCGCTCGACAGCTACTACGGCTTCCAGGTTCCGATGCTGGCCGGCGACCACGTCACCGACGACGCCGGCACGGGCTTCGTCCACACCGCCCCCGGCCACGGCGCCGACGACTACCTGGTCTGGCTGGCGCACGGCCACCGCGAGATCCCGGAGACCGTCGATCCCGACGGCGCCTACTATCCGCACGTGGGCCTGTTCGCCGGCCTGAAGGTGCTGGAGACCGAGGGCAAGAAGGCCGGCAAGTTCGGCCCCGCCAACGCCGCGGTCATGGACAAGCTGATCGAGGCCGGCCGCCTGCTGGCGCGCGGCCGCCTGGAGCACTCCTATCCGCACTCCTGGCGCTCCAAGGCGCCGGTGATCTTCCGCAACACTCCGCAGTGGTTCATCCGCATGGACGAGCCGCTCGACACCCCGGTCCACGGCGGCCGCTCCCTGCGCGAGACGGCGCTCGACTCCATCGAGGCCACGGCCTTCTATCCGGGCGCCGGCAAGAACCGCATCCGCTCGATGGTGGAGAGCCGCCCCGACTGGCTGATCAGCCGCCAGCGCGCCTGGGGCTCGCCGCTGGCCATGTTCGTCGACAAGGAGACGAACCAGCCGCTGCACGACCCCGAGGTCGACCGCCGCATCGTCGAGACCATCCGCACGGAAGGCGCCGACGCCTGGTTCAACCGGCCGGTGAACGACTTCCTGGGGAACCACGATCCGGAGCGCTTCGAGAAGGTCGAGGACATCCTCGACGTCTGGTTCGACTCTGGCTCGACCCACGCCTTCACCCTGGAGAACCGGCCCCACACCCGCTGGCCGGCCGACCTCTACCTGGAAGGCTCCGACCAGCACCGCGGCTGGTTCCAGTCGAGCCTCTTGGAAAGCTCCGGCACCCGCGGCCGCGCGCCCTACGAGGCCATCCTCACCCACGGCTTCACCATGGACGAGAACGGCGAGAAGATGTCCAAGTCCAAGGGCAACGTCGTCGATCCGGAGACGGTGATCCGCGAGAGCGGCGCCGAGATCATCCGCATGTGGGCCGCGATGATCGACTATTCGGACGACAGCCGGATCGGCAAGACGGTGCTGCAGACCACCGCCGACGCCTACCGCAAGCTGCGCAACACGGTGCGCTACATGCTGGGCGCGCTGGCCGACTATTCGCCCGACGAGGCGGTGGAGCTGGCCGAGATGCCGCCGCTGGAGCGCTTCATCCTGCACCGGCTCTACGAGCTGGATGGCCAGGTGCGCGCCGCCTACGAAGGCTACGTCTTCCAGGACGTGATCCGGCCGCTCTCCGAGTTCTGCCAGAACGAGCTCTCGGCCCTGTTCTTCGACATCCGCCGCGACAGCCTCTACTGCGACCGCCCCGACGCTGTGCGCCGGCGCGCGGCGCGCACGGTGATGGACGCGGTGTTCGAGCGGCTGACCGCCTGGCTCGCCCCGCTGATCCCCTTCACCATGGAAGAGGCGTGGACGACCCGCTATCCGGACAGCCACTCCAACTGCCTGCGGGTGATCCCGACCACGCCGGCGGCGTGGCGCAACGACGCCGAGGCGGCGCGCTGGGCCAAGGTGCAGCAGGTGACCTCGGTGGTCACCGGCGCGCTGGAGGTCGAGCGCCGCGAGAAGCGCCTGGGCGCCGCGCTGGAAGCCGCGCCGCGGGTCTACGTCGCCGATGCCGAGCTCTCGGCCGCCTTCGACGGGCTCGATCCCGCGGAGGTGTTCCGCACCAGCCAGGCGACGCTGGTCGCGGGCGAGGGGCCGCCGGAGGCCTTCAGGCTTGCTGACGCGCCCGGCGTTGCGGTGGAGCCGCTGCGCGCCGACGGCCGCAAATGCGCCCGCTCCTGGCGGGTGTTGCCGGAAGTGGGCTCCGATCCCCGCTATCCCGATCTCTCGCTGCGCGACGCCGACGCCGTGGCGGCCTGGGACGCGGCGCATGGCAAGGTGGACGCATGA
- a CDS encoding DUF3035 domain-containing protein, with the protein MSVNRVIVTTALFAAVGLAGCQSTQKALGMSKVTPDEFRVVTKAPLVVPPDYALRPPAPGEPRPQELQPESAARTALLGQREAQTRTDGEKMLVAKAGADKADPLIRYVVDDEFGDVSHKEKSFADKVMFWRSSKAAKPNDATVAADTAAPVDAQAEEQRIAALTGGKAVVIQRDPPRKFKLPGL; encoded by the coding sequence ATGAGCGTCAACCGAGTGATCGTCACAACCGCCCTGTTCGCGGCCGTGGGTCTCGCCGGATGCCAGTCGACGCAAAAGGCGCTCGGCATGAGCAAGGTGACACCCGACGAATTCCGCGTCGTCACCAAGGCCCCGCTGGTCGTGCCGCCGGACTACGCCCTTCGCCCGCCGGCTCCCGGCGAGCCGCGCCCGCAGGAGCTGCAGCCGGAAAGCGCCGCGCGCACCGCCCTGCTCGGGCAGCGCGAGGCCCAGACCCGCACCGACGGCGAGAAGATGCTGGTCGCCAAGGCCGGCGCCGACAAGGCCGACCCGCTGATCCGCTACGTCGTCGACGACGAGTTCGGCGACGTGTCGCACAAGGAAAAGAGCTTCGCCGACAAGGTCATGTTCTGGCGCAGCTCCAAGGCCGCCAAGCCGAACGACGCCACCGTTGCGGCGGACACCGCGGCGCCGGTGGACGCCCAGGCGGAAGAACAGCGCATCGCCGCGCTGACCGGCGGCAAGGCCGTGGTCATCCAGCGCGACCCGCCCCGCAAGTTCAAGCTGCCCGGCCTCTAG
- a CDS encoding alpha/beta hydrolase domain-containing protein translates to MKSTTWALAAVAVVLAGAPSPAGARVTRLQIDKVDPEAFGGQAFGAAGPYEVVSGRVFGELNPNDPHNAVIQDLRLAPRNARGRVEYSSTFALSRPRDMSKASGVLVYQVANRGGGAVQGSRDGHLQVISGWQGDMVPGAGRQTLSVPRATAEGPVLVRFVDIAAGARTAPIEVGSVRMVPAPTPVSLDTSTARLTWALADDAPPTVVPASDWAFADCAATPFPGRPDPTKLCLKAGFDPKRAYTLTYRAKDPLVLGIGYAAIRDLVAFLKYADADQAGAPNPAKGGARFAIGTGVSQSANVLRSLVHLDQNISEDGRVVFDGVLPSSSLRQNALDFRFAVPGGGAALYDYGTEGIMWWSPYQDRLRGLPRASVLDRCTASRSCPKVIEMFGGSELWDLRGSPALVGTDAKRDIPLPPNVRRYFNPGVTHTGGRGGFSLAGVKLGSCLLAANPNPASDTLRALTADLIDWVAKGIEPPPSAYPTLAAGQLADPKVVSAAFPQIPGVPAPLGALNPLPTYDYGPTFHAADLTGVMALQPPGIGGHVPLLVATVDADGNETAGVRSVLNQAPLGSYVGWNYATTGYAAGLGCGSNGGFIPFAATRAERLAKGDPRPSLEERYGSRDAYLGKVRAAAEALVARRLLLPEDAARIVAEAAQTDAFHALAPARQP, encoded by the coding sequence ATGAAAAGCACCACATGGGCGCTGGCTGCGGTCGCGGTCGTTCTGGCCGGCGCGCCGTCACCGGCCGGGGCGCGGGTCACGCGGCTGCAGATCGACAAGGTGGACCCCGAGGCGTTCGGCGGCCAGGCGTTCGGAGCGGCGGGGCCCTACGAGGTGGTGAGCGGTCGGGTGTTCGGCGAGCTCAACCCGAACGACCCTCACAACGCCGTCATCCAGGACCTGCGCCTGGCGCCCCGCAACGCCCGCGGGCGGGTGGAGTATTCCTCGACCTTCGCCCTGTCCCGGCCGCGCGACATGTCGAAGGCCAGCGGCGTCCTGGTCTACCAGGTGGCCAACCGCGGCGGTGGGGCCGTCCAGGGCTCGCGCGACGGCCATCTGCAGGTGATCAGCGGCTGGCAGGGCGACATGGTCCCGGGCGCGGGCCGGCAGACCCTGTCGGTCCCCCGCGCCACGGCCGAAGGCCCGGTCCTCGTCCGTTTCGTGGATATCGCGGCGGGCGCGCGCACCGCGCCGATCGAGGTGGGCTCGGTCCGCATGGTCCCGGCGCCAACCCCGGTGTCGCTGGACACCTCGACGGCGCGGCTGACCTGGGCGCTTGCCGACGACGCGCCGCCGACCGTCGTGCCCGCCTCCGACTGGGCCTTCGCCGACTGCGCGGCGACGCCGTTTCCAGGACGGCCCGACCCCACCAAGCTCTGCCTGAAAGCCGGCTTCGATCCGAAGCGGGCCTACACCCTCACCTATCGCGCCAAGGACCCGCTGGTGCTGGGGATCGGCTACGCCGCGATCCGCGACCTGGTGGCCTTCCTGAAATATGCCGACGCCGACCAGGCGGGCGCGCCCAATCCGGCGAAGGGCGGCGCCCGCTTCGCGATCGGGACCGGGGTCTCGCAATCGGCGAACGTGCTGCGGTCCCTGGTGCACCTCGACCAGAACATCTCCGAAGACGGCCGCGTGGTGTTCGACGGCGTCCTGCCCTCCAGTTCGCTGCGCCAGAACGCGCTGGATTTCCGCTTCGCCGTCCCCGGCGGCGGCGCGGCGCTCTACGACTACGGGACCGAGGGGATCATGTGGTGGAGCCCCTACCAGGACCGCCTCCGCGGCCTGCCCAGGGCGAGCGTGCTGGACCGCTGCACCGCCAGCCGGTCCTGCCCGAAGGTCATCGAGATGTTCGGCGGCTCGGAGCTCTGGGACCTGCGCGGCTCCCCCGCCCTGGTGGGCACGGACGCCAAGCGGGACATCCCGCTGCCGCCGAACGTCCGCCGCTACTTCAATCCCGGCGTCACCCACACCGGCGGTCGGGGCGGCTTCAGCCTGGCCGGCGTCAAGCTCGGCAGCTGCCTGCTGGCGGCCAACCCGAACCCGGCGTCCGACACCCTGCGGGCGCTGACCGCCGACCTGATCGACTGGGTCGCGAAGGGGATCGAGCCGCCGCCCAGCGCCTATCCGACCCTGGCGGCCGGCCAGCTGGCCGATCCGAAGGTGGTCTCCGCCGCCTTCCCGCAGATTCCCGGCGTCCCCGCCCCGCTCGGCGCACTCAACCCGCTGCCGACCTACGACTACGGCCCGACCTTCCACGCCGCCGACCTGACCGGCGTGATGGCCCTCCAGCCGCCGGGGATCGGCGGTCATGTTCCGCTGCTGGTCGCGACTGTGGACGCCGACGGCAACGAGACCGCCGGGGTCCGGTCGGTGCTGAACCAGGCGCCGCTAGGCTCCTATGTCGGCTGGAACTACGCGACGACCGGCTATGCGGCGGGCCTGGGCTGCGGCTCCAACGGCGGCTTCATCCCGTTCGCCGCGACCCGGGCCGAGCGGCTGGCCAAGGGCGATCCGCGGCCCTCGCTGGAGGAACGCTACGGCTCGCGCGACGCCTACCTCGGCAAGGTCCGCGCCGCCGCCGAGGCCCTGGTGGCCCGCCGCCTGCTGCTGCCCGAGGACGCCGCCAGGATCGTCGCCGAAGCCGCCCAGACGGACGCCTTCCACGCGCTCGCGCCCGCCCGCCAGCCCTGA